CTGCTCCAGCCGATCGCGCTGAGCCGCTCCACCCGGGCGACGCTGCGCAGGCTGGCGCGGGAGCGGGCCGACCGGGAGCGGGAGGCGGTACTGGAGTCCTCGCGGGCGGCGAAGGCGGCGCGCGAGGCGGACTCCGCCGCGAGCCCGGCAGCCGACCGGAAGGCGGAGAAGCGGGCGCTGGACGACGCGCTCGACGGGGCCCGCGAGGAGGACCTGCTGAGCCAGATCCGCCGGCAGGTGCTGCTGATCCGCCCGCAGGCGCCGGTGGAGCCGGCCCGGCTGGAGCGGATCCGGCCGCGCACGCTGGTCTCGTTCATCGCGGGGGCGTTCGGGGCGTACTTCCTGCTCACGCAGCTGGCCCACGTGGACTTCGGGACCATCATCGGGCAGGCCCGGTGGGGCTGGGTGGGCGCGGCACTGGCGTTCTCGGCGCTCAGCTACTTCGCGGCGGCGATGAGCCTGCTGGGGTTCGTACCGGAGCGGGTGTCGTTCCCGCGCACGGTGGTGGCGCAGGTGGCCGGGTCGTTCGTGAAGCTGGTGGCCCCGGCGGCGGTGGGCGGTGTCGCGCTGAACACCCGGTTCCTCCAGCGGGCCGGGGTCCGGCCGGGCCTGGCGGTGGCGAGCGTGGGCGCCTCACAGCTGTTCGGGCTGGCCAGCCACATCCTGCTGCTGCTGTCCTTCGGCTACCTGACGGGGACGGAGAAGACCCCGGAGATGACCCCGTCCAGGACGGTCATCGCGGGTCTGCTGACGGTGGCGGTACTGGTGCTGGTGGTGACGGCGGTGCCGCTCCTGCGGAAGTTCGTCGTGACACGGGTACGGGCGCTGTTCGCGGGCGTGGTGCCGCGGATGCTGGACGTGCTCCAGCGGCCGCAGAAGCTGATGACGGGCATCGGCGGGATGCTGCTGCTGACGGCGTGCTTCGTGATGTGCCTGGACGCGTCGATCCGCGCGTTCGGCGGCGGGCAGGCCATCAGCTACGCGAGCATCGCGGTGGTCTTCCTCGCGGGCAACGCGCTGGGTTCGGCGGCGCCGACGCCGGGCGGTATCGGCGCGGTGGAGACGACCCTGACGCTGGGCCTGATCGCGGCGGGACTGGAGAAGGAGGTCGCCATCTCGGCGGTGCTGCTGTTCCGCCTGATGACCTTCTGGCTCCCGGTCCTCCCGGGCTGGCTGTCGTTCAACTTCCTGACCCGCAAGGAAGCCATCTAGCTCCGCACTTTCTACGCATCCCCCCCCCGCGCCGGGGCCACCGGCCCCGGCGCGGGGCCGGGACCGGCCGGGGAGGCGGTGCCGGGCCGGAGCCGGGGTCAGCCGGTTTCCGGGTGGCCCGTGAGGAGCCGGGCCAGGCGGGACAGGGCCGGGGACATGGTGGGTGGGAGGGGCAGAGAGGCCGGCAGTGGGGCGGTGGGGGCGGGCGGGGAGTCGATGAAGTCCGGCTCCGGGAAGTCCGCCGCGCGTTCCGCCGCCTCCAGGGCCAGCAGGTGGACCGAGAAGTCGTGGGCCAGCTCGACGACGCGGGGGTCGTCCGGCGGGAACTGCGGGTCGGAGAGCACCTCGATCTCCAGCTCCAGCCGCCGCTGCTCCGCCTGCAGCCGCGGGTGCAGGGCGGTCGTGCGGTGCGCCCTCGCCGGCGAGGGGGGCGAGGACGGCACCAGTCGCAGGTCGCTCCCGCACGCCCGCAGGCGGCGTACCGTCGACAGGAGCATCCGGGCACGCTCCCGGTGCCGCTCCAGCGACGCCTCCAGCTCCGTCAGCAGGTCGCCCCGCCCGGCCGCCGCGGCCTCCATGGCCGCCCGCACCTCGGCCGGCGGCGTCCCCAGTTCGGTCATCCCCCGCACCCACAGGATCCGGACGACGTCCTCGTACCCGTACCTGCGCCGCTCGCCCGGGCCCCGCTCGGGCTCCGGCAGCAGCCCGCTCCGGTGCAGGTGCCGGATGGCGTTCGGCGTCGTACCGGCCAGGGCGGCGGCTTCGCCGATCCCGACCCACTGGGCGTGTTCCATGGATACAGGTGACCACGTACGGGCCCGCTCCGCACACCCCCGAACGGCCCATCACCCGCGCGCCGCGGCCCGTCCGACCACAGGATGGGGTACATGCCGACACACGCACTGCGGGTCACCGCCGCCGCAGCCGTCACCGCCGCGCTGCTCACCGCCAGCGCCTGTTCCTCCGGCGACGGCAAGGAGAAGGACAAGTCGACCTCAGGCAGCAACGCCCCCAAGGCCCTGGAATGGGGGGCGTGCGACGCCCCCACCGCCGCCGAGGGCGGCGGGCAGGCCCCCGGCAAGGACTGGCAGTGCGCCACCCTCGACGTACCCCTCGATTACGCGAAACCCGAGGGAGAAACGATTCAGCTGGCCCTGATCCGTGCCAAGGCGCGCGACAAGGACAAGCGCATCGGCTCCCTCCTCTTCAACTTCGGCGGCCCCGGCGGCTCCGGCATCACCACCCTCCCGGGCGCAGCCAAGGAGTACGAGGCACTGCGCTCCCGCTACGACCTGGTCAGCTTCGACCCGCGCGGCGTGGGCCGCAGCGCCCCCGTGCGCTGCGAGAACGACCGGCAGCTGGACGCGTACTACGCCTCGGACTCCACGCCCGCGACACCGCAGCAGGAGAAGACGTTCGTCGACAACATCCAGCGGTACCGGCAGGCCTGCGAGCAGAACTCCGGCAAGATCCTCCCCTACGTCGGCACCGAGAACGCCGCCCGCGACATGGACCGGATCCGCCAGGCGCTCGGCGACGAGAAGCTGAACTACTTCGGCATCTCCTACGGGACCGAACTCGGCGGGGTCTACGCCCACCTCTTCCCGAAGAACGTCGGCCGGGCCGTCTTCGACGCCGTCGTGGACCCGAGCCAGACCTCGGAGCAGGGGGCGCTCGGCCAGGCCAAGGGCTTCCAGTTGGCGCTCGGCAACTTCGCGCAGGACTGCGTGAACCGCGGTGACGCCTGCCGCCTCCAGGGCAGCACCGCGAAGGAGGTCGAGCAGAACGTCACCCGGCTCCAGAAGAAGCTGGCGGCCAAGCCGATCCCCGGTCTCCCCGGCCGGCAGCTCACCGATTCCGCCGCCACCAACGGCATCGCCCAGGCGCTCTACTCCAAGGAGCTCTGGCCCCTGCTGGAACAGGGGCTGGACGAGGCCGAGGGCGGGCAGGGGCAGTTGCTGATGGCGCTGTCGGACGCCCTCAACGGCCGTGACCAGCAGGGCCGCTACAGCAACATCGGCGCGGCGAACACGGCGATCAACTGCGCCGACTCCAAGCAGCGCTTCACGCTGGAGCAGACCAAGTCGAAGCTCCCGCAGTTCCGTTCGGCCTCGCCCGTCTTCGGAGACTTCCTCGGCTGGGCGCTGATGAGCTGCACGGACTGGCCGGTCGCGGGCGCCTGGGACACCCCGGACGTCTCCGCCCGCGGATCCGCCCCGATCCTGGTGATCGGCAACACCGGCGACCCGGCTACCCCGTACGAGGGCGCGCGCAAGATGGTGGAGCGGCTCGGCCCCGGCGTCGGCGTGGAGCTGACGTACAAGGGCCAGGGGCACGGCGCGTACAACAGCGGCGACCCGTGCGTGCAGCAGGCGACGAACGCCTACCTGCTGGACGGGAAGGTGCCGGGCGCGGGCAAGGTCTGCACCCCCGGTGAGAACCCGTCGGGCCGGCCGTCGCTGCCGGAGCAGCCGGACGACGCCTGAGCCGCCAACCGCCGCCCCGGCCCCGGCCCCAGCCGCAGC
This Streptomyces sp. NBC_00539 DNA region includes the following protein-coding sequences:
- a CDS encoding helix-turn-helix domain-containing protein translates to MEHAQWVGIGEAAALAGTTPNAIRHLHRSGLLPEPERGPGERRRYGYEDVVRILWVRGMTELGTPPAEVRAAMEAAAAGRGDLLTELEASLERHRERARMLLSTVRRLRACGSDLRLVPSSPPSPARAHRTTALHPRLQAEQRRLELEIEVLSDPQFPPDDPRVVELAHDFSVHLLALEAAERAADFPEPDFIDSPPAPTAPLPASLPLPPTMSPALSRLARLLTGHPETG
- a CDS encoding alpha/beta hydrolase gives rise to the protein MPTHALRVTAAAAVTAALLTASACSSGDGKEKDKSTSGSNAPKALEWGACDAPTAAEGGGQAPGKDWQCATLDVPLDYAKPEGETIQLALIRAKARDKDKRIGSLLFNFGGPGGSGITTLPGAAKEYEALRSRYDLVSFDPRGVGRSAPVRCENDRQLDAYYASDSTPATPQQEKTFVDNIQRYRQACEQNSGKILPYVGTENAARDMDRIRQALGDEKLNYFGISYGTELGGVYAHLFPKNVGRAVFDAVVDPSQTSEQGALGQAKGFQLALGNFAQDCVNRGDACRLQGSTAKEVEQNVTRLQKKLAAKPIPGLPGRQLTDSAATNGIAQALYSKELWPLLEQGLDEAEGGQGQLLMALSDALNGRDQQGRYSNIGAANTAINCADSKQRFTLEQTKSKLPQFRSASPVFGDFLGWALMSCTDWPVAGAWDTPDVSARGSAPILVIGNTGDPATPYEGARKMVERLGPGVGVELTYKGQGHGAYNSGDPCVQQATNAYLLDGKVPGAGKVCTPGENPSGRPSLPEQPDDA